The following DNA comes from Nocardia sp. XZ_19_385.
CGGACTGTTCTCCAACGAGTACTTCCCGGCGCTGGCCCAGCCGAATGTGGCGGTCGAGACCACGGCGATCGAGGCGGTCACCCCGAACGGCATCCGCACCGCCGACGGGGTCGAGCATCCGGTCGACGTCATCGTCTACGGCACCGGATTCAAGGGCACCGAATTCCTCGCGCCGATGAACATCTACGGAATCGGCGGGCGCAAGCTCGCCGATGTCTGGGGTGACGAGGGTGCCCGCGCCTATCTCGGGCTGTCGGTGCCGCACTTCCCGAATCTGTTCATGATGTACGGGCCGAACACCAACGTCGGCTCGGGCTCCATCATCTACATGCTCGAATCCCAGGCCCGCTACATCCGTCAGGTCGTCGAGTACCTGACCGCGCGGCCGGGCCGTCATCTCGCCGCCCGCGCAGGCGCCGAGCAGAACTGGGACGACTGGCTGCAGCGCCGCCTGAAGGACACCCCCTGGAACTTCTGCTCCAGCTGGTACCGCAACGCCGCAGGCCGGATCACCAACAACTGGCCCGGCGCGACGGTCCTCTACCGCTGGAAGACCCGGTCCTTCGACGCAGCCGACTATGACGAAGCCCCGCCCGCGTACCTGCGGTAGCTAAGTTCCAGCAAATTCCCAGTAAACTCGCTTCCGTTCCGAATTCCGCGGACGGAAGGCGAGCGAACGATGGTGTGGTGGCTGCTCCTCCTGGTGCTCTTCATCGTCGTGCTTCTTCTCGTGATGCGCCCCAAAACCGGGGTTCGGGACCTGGCCGGGATCGAACTCGACGCTGCCCTCGCCGACGCCCGCCGGGAGAACGAGCGGCTCGGCGGACAGGTCTACAACCTGATGCCCAGCAACGATGCAGCAAATCAAGCACTGGCTGATGCCTCCGAACGCCACACCGCCGCCGGCGCCCAACTCGACCGAGCCAAAACCCCTGCTCAGGCGCGCCTCGCCAAGGTATCCGCCATCGAGGGCCTCCATTACATCCGAGCCGCCCGCACCGCGATGGGCATGGACCCGGGCCCGTCCATCCCACAACTGGCCAACCAGAACCGGGCCGGCCGAGTCACCGAGGACCGCATAGCCAACTACGACGGCCGCCGAATCGCAGCCTCCCCACACCCCTCAGCCCTCACACCCAACTTCTACCCAGGCGGCATGGTCGCCGGCCGCCCAGTCCCCGGCGGCTGGTACTCCGAACCCTGGTGGCGCACAGCCCTGATCACCGGCACCTGGAGCCCCGGCTCCACCCTCCTCTTCACCGCCCTGTTCACCAACATGCCCGGCATCAACTACGACTCCCACACCTTCGAGCACGGTTTCGCCGACGGCACCCGCGAGTTCGAACAGCACGACCAGCGCCCCTCCGCCGACGGCAACATCTAACGCCCCACACGATTCAGCCCCACGCCACCCCACCCGGTAGACTCCGAAACCATCTAGCCCAGCCTTCGTAGCTCAGGGGATAGAGCACCGCTCTCCTAAAGCGGGTGTCGCAGGTTCGAATCCTGCCGAGGGCACTTCATTTCCGCAGGTCACGCGGGTCATCCCTGAACTCTTCGACTGCGCCCCCCGGTCGGGTACGCAGAGAGTACGCAGTAGCAAATTTGGTCCGCGCGGAGTCCAGCTTGGCTGGCCGGCAGTTGATCGGCTTTGCTCCGGATGATCGTGGTCGACGGAGCGATTGGCGTGTCATAGCTGCGACCCTTCACCCATGCGTTCCATACCGGCGGGCAATGTGAACTTGCCATCGGTGCCGTGCCGGCGATGAGATCGTCGATCCACGCACGCTCGATCTTCCCGACGTCGAGCACGCTGACTTCGCCCGGTAGTTCTGGAACCTCATCTTGTTCCTACTGCGCCAGATCGCCACGAGAGACGACCCTGTCCTTCACCGGTGAACCCTGATAGCGGAAGCCGCCCTGGTTGCAAAGGCAGGAGCTCAGCGAGGGCATCCTCACCTGTATTACCTTGCGTACCAGCTAAATACACCGTCTCAAGGGTGAGATCGGAAGTCGTCAGATCTTAGAAGGCCACCGTGTCGGACATGGCGGCAGCAATAACCCGGGTGCCGACACCAACGGAAAGATGCGGATCGCCCTGGTCAGACGAAACTTCAGCTCCCGCCGCCTCGACTACTGTTCTGCCCGAAGAAGAATCCGAGGATCAGTAGAAAGCCACTCGATACGATCTCCGGCACCGGAGTATGTGCAAACATCGCGACGATCAGAGCGATGGAAATTACTACGAGAAGGACACCGCCGACGAGGACCGCCGCGGGCTCTCGTTCCAGCATCACTTTCCGCGCCTCCCACCGAGCGCCCTTGAACTCAGCCATCTGTCTTGCTGTTGCAGCAGTCCCAGGTGCGTCAGGTAGCGCCTTCGCACGGCCAAAAGATACTTGAGGAGCAGATCTGGCTCCAGATGTTCAAAATGGCCGTCCGCCGACCGCACCCTGATCCGGTGGGCAGGCGACTTTCTCAGCTGGGCAATCATTTCGTCAAGCTTGGACACGGTTGTCGCTAGTGCTTCGGAGCTACTGGCCGTGGGATGGCGGCTGATTCCGGCATCGGCCATGAATGCTCTCAGTAGCTCCTGATTCTCCTGAACCCTGGACGGACTTCCTGAAGCCGCCGGGTCCCCTGCATCGAACCACTCCGCTGGGGAATTCATCCGATCACACCCCCACTTGCCGCCGTCACCTGTGGAGCGTACGGCGAAACGCTCCTCGCCTGCAGAGGAAATTCTTCCGCCAGATAACCGCCAGTCGGGGAGACGGCCCGCCCTGGGACCGTGGTATTACCGTGGACTGTTCCTGTCTGGCCGCTTCTTTCAACGACCGGGGAAGTGTGCCGTCGCACACGATCAGCGCATCGGGTCAGCCGCGGCTTGGTCCCTCATTGCGCGGTTCGGTCTGTCGAACCAAGGGCTATCACAGCCGCGGTGGGAATCCAGGGCGCTACGCGTCGGCTGACCCCCGTCATGCCGGCCACCGGCAACGACGCCGGACAGCCGGACCGTCAACGGCGACGGTCAACCGGCTGTGGTCACATATGCCACGGCGTTCCCGTCATCGTGTCGAACCATTCCACTAATATTTCGACCGCCTCGTCCGCCGAATTAACGTGTCGTTGTGAATAATCTGATTCAAGGAGGAATGGCGGGGCGCCGTCAGGACACGTATCGACCTGCACGTCTAGCCCTGTGTCTTCGCGCAGAATCCGCCAAACATTGTCGTCATCATTTGGATTCGAAAACCACAGACGTCTCATGCTCAGCCCAGGAAATCGAGCCCAGAGGGATGCGAAGATCTCGTCCACCGGCCCCCCGGCCAAGTCGGTCGAACGCCAAGCAATCCAATCCATCAAAACTAGAACCTCCCCAAAGGCACCGACTCGCTGCACCGCAGGAGTCCAACCATGTGCCATGGAAAGCGAGCTGTCAACGTCGACGGTCGCCAGGGACACGACGATGCCCGCAGCGAAATCCTCTCCCGCTGCGGGCATCTCGGTGGCGCGCTACTTCGTCGACAGCTCCTTGTTCACGCCGCCCCACACCCGCTGATACCAGACCCGCGTCCTCGGGAACAGGAGCAGAGGCGCGGTCAGCACCGCGAGTGCGACCACCAGGTAGACGAGTAGTTCCCCGAGCAACTGCGGACCGGCGGCCACCAAGCAGGCGGTCGCAGCAAGTGCGAGCAGCACGAACAGCGGCCAATGCCCTTGATTCCAGGCTTCGAACGCGCCGAACCCAGCGAAGCCTCCGCCAATCACGAACAGCAGCATGATGGGAACGTCCCACCAGCCGTCCGATCCCTTCAACCACCACTCAACGACCGGATGAGTTTTCGGCGCGGCCATGCGGGATCCCCTATCAACGAACAGGATTCAACAGTACCGCCCGGTCTGGTTGCGGCGTCAGCCCGGCTTCCTCCCATGGCCCGAGTATCTGACTTCACTGCGGGCGAGTAGAGGGCGCTACGCGTCGCTACGCGATGGCCACGGCCCCCTTGACTAGCCATCCCTCAGCACAGGATGGCCAGTATGAGGAAGCGGGGAAAGTGGTTGTCGGATAGTGGGTTTCACTTGGTAGAGTCGCCGTGGCTATGGAGTAGCACAGTTGGTAGAGCGCCTCTTGACCAAAGAGGAGGTCGCAGGTTCGATTCCTGCCTCCATGGCCGCCACCTTCGGTGCGCAGTAGCCTCATTCAGGGCCATCACGCACCACGCAACCAACCTCGTTTTCCCAGTTCACGCCATCGCCGCCAACGCTCCCCATAATGTCCTTACCAGGCAAAATGGTTCAAGATCGCTCTCCTAAAGCGGGTGTCGCAGGTTCGAATCCTGCCGAGGGCACAGGACGGTAATCGCATTACCCAGGTCAGATGAGATGTGTGGTTCGCAGGTACGTGTCAGGGCGAATCGGTTTCGATGACTGAGCAGCTAACAAGAAGACCTCGTCAGTCCTGCCGGTCACTCCGCAATACGTGCCCAGGCGTCTCGAACCAGGGACAGCGCGCTATCGGCGCCTATCGTCAGTCGGGTCTGTCCGGCCAATTGTGCGTTCCAGTCGTCCTCGTGCGGTGCGCGATCGAACAGTTGTGGGGTGGGGAGGCGGTTGGTTGGGCCGTACCTCTGGTACAACGTTCCCGCGGCGCCGTCGATCGCGCCGATATCGTTCAGCGCCCAGAGATCCCACAGGTCGCGTGATGCGCGGCGGTCGTGCCATGTTGCGGTTTTCCCTGCAACGAAAGCCGGCAATGTGGGTACGCGAAGTTCGGCCGGTGGCACGTCGCTGTATCGCTGGTGGAGGTCGCGGAGTTCGGTTGGCCACGCCGGTCTGCCACGTGCTGACAGCAGTTGGATCTTGACGGACACGCCGGATGCGGAGCGGAGGTGGGCGGAGCCGGTATCCGGGACATCGGTCAATGACGGTGCCCATTCCAGTCGGCCGTAGCTTCGCGCGGCCGAGCGCGGCAAAGCGGCGTCGAGTTCGGCTGCCAGGGTCGACCGGTTGTCCAGCGCGACCAGATCGATGTCTTCACTGAGCCTGCCGCTCGTCAGATGTGTACGGGCGAGAGCAGTTCCACCGATGAATGTGAGTCGGTCGCCGAACCCGCGGCTGATTGCGGCCAGCAAATGGGAGATTAGATGGTCGCGCTCGATCTGCTCTGAGGCAACTCCGAATTGAACTGCGGCACTGTCATGTTCGTCGATGCTCATGTCCCACCCAACTTTCCGCACGTCGTAGCGCTGCACCCCGTCGCTGGTCTGTTGCAAGCTGTGTAAGTCTCGCCAGATCACTACGACGGTAGAGCGTCTCGATCGCCGGACGAACCTCCATTTCGGCGTTGCCTAGTTCCGGGCGCCGGGCAAGATCTAGCACGGTCTGCTCCGGCGTCGTGACCAGCACCTGGCCTAGCGGCGTTTCGACACGCTCCGCGTCAAGCGCTTCAGTATCGCGGCGGACGAACCGGACTTGTGCCGCACGGTCGGTCAGCGCGATCGGCCGGTGCTGGCTCGGAACCGCGACAACCGCGGTCGCCAGTGCACGAGGTATGGCTCCCAGTACGCGGGCCGCACTGATTCCCATGACAATGGCGTGATCCGGCCCGTAAATCGATGAAGCAATACCTGCGGCGGCCGCCTCGAGTTGGGGCAGCCAGGTCCGGCCGACATAGTCCGGCGGGACGACGATGTAGTAGCCATGAGCAACGCGGTGCAGCACGCCCCGATCGACGAGCCGCGCGACCTCGGGCCGCGGTTGGGCGTAGATGCCGGCCAAGTCCTGCGGCCGCAGGGTTTGAAGCGGCGCCCGCCAGAGTTCACTGGGCAGGCCGGTGCCGCGACGTTCAGCCATCAGCGCCACCTCTCGAAGGTATGCAAGTAGTTGGCTATAACCCAACTATTTGCATAGTACCGGATGGATGGGAGTCGCTGAGCGGCATTGACCGGCTGCACCATGCTCGGAGGTGAGTAAACCGAAATGATTCATATAACGATCATTGGCAAGAAAGTGCCTGAAGATCGGTATATGAATCATCACCCATCGGCACCTGCACCAGGTCAGGCAGGCTGTGGGGCGGGCAGGGCCGGAGCGGCCGCGGTCTTGCGGGTCTCGCGCAGCATGAGTAGGCCGTTGGTGACCATCAGTGTTGCGGTCAGGCCGTGGACGCCGAGGGCGGTGGCGGCGGAGCCGTTGTGGGACAGCACGTTTGTCATGTCGCCGTAGGCGGCGAGGGCTTCCACCAGCAGCACCCAGCCCAGGGCTCGGCGGTGGCCTGTCGCCAGCAGGATGGTGAGGACTAGGGCCATGACGACGTCGCGGGTTCCCTTGATGATCAGGAAGCCGTCGCCGTCGCCGGAGGGCCAGCTCGGTAGGCCGAAGCCCGGGGCCATTATTTCCGGGCTCAGGATGTATTGCCCGCCGAACCAGAGCATGAAGAGGATGAAGGTGGCGGTCAGGGCGGTGTTGACGTTCTTCAGGGACATTGTTCTTCTCCTTGTGAGTCTTTGTGAGCGATATCGGATGGGCAGAGTCGGTCAGGGCTGGAGCACGTAGCGACCGCGCGTTCCGCCCTTGGCCATGGCGCGGTGGGCATCAGCGGCTTGGGCCAATGGCATGACGGCATGCACTCGAGTCGACAGTCGGCCGGAGGCGGCGCGGGTCAGCAGCTGCCCCAATTGAGGACCGTCCGACTGCACCATCAGGACGTTCACCGTGATCCCTCGCTCGGCCGCGGGCACGATGTTGGGCCGGACGCCGACGAAGGTTCCGCCGTCGCAGACCGGGGTCAGGCCCCAGGCCTGCTGCGAGGTGGTGTCGACGACCGCGTCCCAGCCGGGCTCGGCCTCGGTGACGAAGTGCGCGCCGAGGCCGCGGACGAACTGCTCGTCCCCGGCTCGGGCCAGACCGGTCACCTGCCAGCCGCGGTCGGCGGCGAGTGCGGCGACGTTGGCCCCGATCGCACCGGCCGCGCCGGTGACCAGCAACCGGGCGCCGGCGGCGGGGGCGTCGCCGAGCAGGTCGACGATCTGCGCCGCGGCCAAGCCGCTGAGCGGCACCGTCGATGCCGCGACCAGGTCGAGCTCGTCGGGGACTACGGCTAGATCGGCGGCGGGCACGACGAGTTGTTCGGCGTAGGTGCCGAAGTCGCGGTCGAAACCGAGGACGACACCGGCGACCCGGGTCCCGACGGCCAGGTCCACGCCGGGGCCGGTGGCGAGCACGGTGCCGGCGAAGTCCCAGCCCAGGCCGGTGTGCTCGGGCTGGTTGATCATGCCCATTTGGTGGAAGAAGCCGCCCACGACTCCGAGGTCGGTGGGGTTGACCGGCGCTGCCGCGACCGCGACCCGGACCTCGCCGGGGCCGGGCTCGGTGGTGGGGACGTCGATGATTTCGATCGAGTTGGGCCCGCTCGGTGTGCGGACGACTGCGGCCTGGAAGGTGTGGGTGCTCATGTCTTGCTCCTTCGTTGCTGGTGTTCGATGTGTTCGAGACTGCTCCCGGGGTTTTGGAAGACACTTGGAGCCGACTTGGAACACTCGACGCAGCGCAGCGGACCGCGGCCATGCGGCGTGCTGAAATCGCCTGTTACGCATAGCTTTTCGATCAATGGCTCGCGGCAAATCTGCGCAGCGGGCGCGGGATGCGGAGCGCTCGATGCGCTAACGGCCCGACGACGCGGGCCGCAGCACCGCTACGCCGCTCTTGCTATCAGCGTTGCGGCGGGGCCGAAACATGGACGCCGAGAACACGATCGGCGTGTGCTCGGGCCTCGGCGGACCAGTGGGGCGCATTCCACTGGTCGGCGATGACGGCCGCCCGGGCGAAGTGGGCGGCGGCTTCGTCGTCGCGGCCCAGAAGGAGAGCGAGCTCGCCGAGTGTGTGCGCCACCGGGCGCACGGCCAGCGACAGGCTCGCCGCGCCCGCCGGCGGACCGTCTCGGTGGGGCAGCAGATCCGCGTAGATCTGCTCGGCAGCATCGCGGTCGCTCGAGGCGACAACCGCCATCGCCCGCAGGCTCGTCATGAAGGTGAAGAAGAAGTCGGGCCGGATCGGGGACGGTGACGTGCGGGCCTCATCGCCGCGCCCGGCGGCGTGCAGTGCGAGGGCGAGCACGTCCGCGACCATCGGGCCGAGCGCCTCGTGCAGCGATCGCACGTCGTCCAGGTGGTCGCCGAGCGTGCCGTCGTTGAGCCAGGCCACCGCCAGCGCGAGGCGGAGGAAGCCCGTGGCGTGCACCGATCCGGCGCGTCCCATGCGTTCGGTGGCCTCGGCGTAAAGGTGCTCGGCCTCGGCGAACCGGCCCTCGATGAGCACCAGCGACGCCAGCGCGATCTCGGCGGCGCCGATCGCCTCCGGCATCCGGTACGCGCGGGCGAGGTCGAGTGCTTCTTCGGTCAGGCGGCGCATGGTCGTCGGGTCGTTGGCCGCGGCGGCGTTCGCGGCCTGATCGATCAGGCCGGTCACGCGGTAGACCGGCAGGTCGTGCTCGACGCCGATCTGCACCAGCTCGCGGGAGTACTCCGCCCGCCCGGACTCGCGCGCGAGCACCAGCAGCGCCGCGGCCCGCAAATGGGGCGTGGGGGCGAGATCGAGCGCTTCCCGCGCGGCCGCCATCACAGTCGGATCGCCCTCGCCCACCAGCTCGTGGGCGTACGCGACTAGAAGCTGGGACCGCACGTCGGCGGCGAGGCCGGTCCGCTCGAGCAAACGGCTGAGGCGGTCGATGATGGGACGGTCGACCGTGCCGTAGGTGCGGGACTGCCACGGCGTCGGCTCGGTCCAAGCAGTGAACGCGGCGATCATAAGGTCGTCGCGCCCAATCGATTCGGCGTACTCCACGGCCTGCTGGCGCGTGTCCCTGGCCGCGGCGAAGGCCCCGGCCCGGACCTGCGCGCGCAGCAGCCTGCCGAGCAGGCCGACGCGCTCGTCCGGGTCGCTGGAGTGGGTGACGGCGTCGGTGAGGAGCGCGGCCGCCACGTCGTGGGCATAGCGCGCCTCGGCCAGCTCGGCGGCCCGCACGCAATAACCGACGGCCTTCGGTGACCGCGCGCGCGCATAGTGATGGGCCAGGGCCGCGACGTCGCCGGAGCCCTCCAGGGCCGCGGCGATCCGGGCGTGCATCCTGGTGATTCGCAGTCGGCTGACATCGGTGATCAGCGTGTCCCTGACCAGCGCGTGCACGAACCGCACGCGCCCGGGTCCGGGCTCGTCGAGCAGTCCGGCGATGACGCCCGCGTCCAGCGCGTCCAGCACGCCGTCCTCGTCGGTGTCGGCGGCCTGCACGAGCACCTCCACCGAGCTTTCCCGCCCGGCCACAGCCGCCAATCGCAGGACGGACACGCCGCTCTCGGGCAGCCTTGCGAACCGGCGCCGCAGCACGTCCCGTACGCCCTCGGGGACCTGCGAGAGCGCGATCAGCGCGCCCTCGCCGTTGAGCAGCCGCGCGCTCTCCCGCACATAGAACGGGTTGCCGCCGGTGCGCTCGGCGATCCCGGCCACTGTCGCGTCGTCGGCCTCGCACTCGGCGCGGACGAGCTCCGCGACGGTGTCGCGATCGAGTCCGGGCAGGTCTAGGCGCAGCGGCGCGGTGCGGGCGAGGGACCCGAGTGTTTCGGTGAGGCGCTCGCTTTCGTCCGCGCGGTATGCCGCGATGACCAAGATCGGGGCGCGCGTGTCGACGCCGCCGCCAAGCAGTTCCAGCGTGGCGGCGTCAGCCCAGTGCAGGTCGTCCAGGACGACGACGACCGGACGGTCGGCCGCTGCCGCCGAGAGCCAATTCCACACAGCCTGCCGCAGCCGGAACCGCCCGGCCGCCGCGTCACCGTTCACCGGCGCGGAGTCGGAGAGCAGTGGTGTCAGGTCATCGGCGAACTCCCCGGGAGGAACGGTCACGGCCAATTTCCGCAGCGCCTCGACCCACGCCCACGCGGGCGGGGCACTGTCCACGTCGGGACAGCGCCCGGCGGCCACGAGCCACCCGTCCCGCTCGAGCCGCGCACCGAGATGCTCCAGCAACGTCGACTTGCCGAGCCCGGCCTCGCCGGTGACCAGCGCGACACGCGCCCCATCCGTGACAGCCTCCCCAGCGGCCGCCAGCAGCGCCTCGAACTCACCCTGCCGACCCACGAACGTTGCGGGTATCGGCCTGTCATCCAGCACCGACGGCAGGGATTCGAAAGTCTCTGTGCCGGAAGCGTTGACGAGATTCTGCGACACCGCCTGCGTGACCGCGTCCGGCCCGCTGTCGGGGGTCGTCCATGGTCGAGACGGCACCGGTGGGACCGCCGCGCGCAGGAAATCCGTGCGCTGGGCGAGAATCGCCTCTTCCAATTCGACCAGGTCCGGGCCGGGGTCGAGGCCCAGCTCATCGGCGAAGAGGGCGCGGGCGCGACGGAGCGCGGCCAGGGCGTCGGCTTGGCGGCCGCTGCTCCACAACGCGAGGGCGTGCAGGCGCCAGCCCTCCTCGCGCAGCGGATTGTCGTGCGTAAGGATTTCCGTCTCGGGCACCACCGCCGCGGGGTGGCTGAGCCGCAGTCCCGCCGCGATGTGCAATTCGCGGGCGACCAGGCGCATTTCGTTGAGCCGGACGGTCTCGGCGGCGACCCACGGTTCGTCGGCGATCTCGGCGAACGCAGGTCCCCGCCACAGCGCCAGCGCCTCGTCCAGCCGGACGCGAGCGGCACGGGGATCGGTGAGCGTGCGGGCCTCGTCGAGTAGTTGCTCGAAGCGCCATGCGTCCACCGCCTCCTGCGGCAACCGCAATGCGTAGCCGGGTGAAGCGCTCACCAGCAGGCGGGGCGGGGTCCGCGGCGGGCGGGCGGGTTCCAGGAGACGGCGCAGATTGGACACATACGCCTGCAACGACGCCAGCGCGCGGGCCGGCGGTTCGCCGCGCCACAGGTCCTCGACCATCCGGTCGACCGATACGACCTGCCCGCGCGCGGCCACCAGCAAAGCCAGCACACCACGCTGCCGCGGTCCGCCGAGGGGAAGGGATTCGCCGCTCGCCTCCGCCGCGAACGAGCCCAAAACCCGGATCAAGACCATGACTTGCACATCGTACGCACGAGGTTTCCAAGTCGGCTCCAAGTGCCTTCCAAACCCCCGGGAGCAGGCTCGTACACATCGAACAGACGAGAGATGAAGGGCAGCAACAGAT
Coding sequences within:
- a CDS encoding DUF1542 domain-containing protein; amino-acid sequence: MVWWLLLLVLFIVVLLLVMRPKTGVRDLAGIELDAALADARRENERLGGQVYNLMPSNDAANQALADASERHTAAGAQLDRAKTPAQARLAKVSAIEGLHYIRAARTAMGMDPGPSIPQLANQNRAGRVTEDRIANYDGRRIAASPHPSALTPNFYPGGMVAGRPVPGGWYSEPWWRTALITGTWSPGSTLLFTALFTNMPGINYDSHTFEHGFADGTREFEQHDQRPSADGNI
- a CDS encoding nucleotidyl transferase AbiEii/AbiGii toxin family protein, with translation MSIDEHDSAAVQFGVASEQIERDHLISHLLAAISRGFGDRLTFIGGTALARTHLTSGRLSEDIDLVALDNRSTLAAELDAALPRSAARSYGRLEWAPSLTDVPDTGSAHLRSASGVSVKIQLLSARGRPAWPTELRDLHQRYSDVPPAELRVPTLPAFVAGKTATWHDRRASRDLWDLWALNDIGAIDGAAGTLYQRYGPTNRLPTPQLFDRAPHEDDWNAQLAGQTRLTIGADSALSLVRDAWARIAE
- a CDS encoding type IV toxin-antitoxin system AbiEi family antitoxin; the encoded protein is MAERRGTGLPSELWRAPLQTLRPQDLAGIYAQPRPEVARLVDRGVLHRVAHGYYIVVPPDYVGRTWLPQLEAAAAGIASSIYGPDHAIVMGISAARVLGAIPRALATAVVAVPSQHRPIALTDRAAQVRFVRRDTEALDAERVETPLGQVLVTTPEQTVLDLARRPELGNAEMEVRPAIETLYRRSDLARLTQLATDQRRGAALRRAESWVGHEHRRT
- a CDS encoding DUF4267 domain-containing protein, translating into MSLKNVNTALTATFILFMLWFGGQYILSPEIMAPGFGLPSWPSGDGDGFLIIKGTRDVVMALVLTILLATGHRRALGWVLLVEALAAYGDMTNVLSHNGSAATALGVHGLTATLMVTNGLLMLRETRKTAAAPALPAPQPA
- a CDS encoding NADP-dependent oxidoreductase, with translation MSTHTFQAAVVRTPSGPNSIEIIDVPTTEPGPGEVRVAVAAAPVNPTDLGVVGGFFHQMGMINQPEHTGLGWDFAGTVLATGPGVDLAVGTRVAGVVLGFDRDFGTYAEQLVVPAADLAVVPDELDLVAASTVPLSGLAAAQIVDLLGDAPAAGARLLVTGAAGAIGANVAALAADRGWQVTGLARAGDEQFVRGLGAHFVTEAEPGWDAVVDTTSQQAWGLTPVCDGGTFVGVRPNIVPAAERGITVNVLMVQSDGPQLGQLLTRAASGRLSTRVHAVMPLAQAADAHRAMAKGGTRGRYVLQP
- a CDS encoding BTAD domain-containing putative transcriptional regulator gives rise to the protein MVLIRVLGSFAAEASGESLPLGGPRQRGVLALLVAARGQVVSVDRMVEDLWRGEPPARALASLQAYVSNLRRLLEPARPPRTPPRLLVSASPGYALRLPQEAVDAWRFEQLLDEARTLTDPRAARVRLDEALALWRGPAFAEIADEPWVAAETVRLNEMRLVARELHIAAGLRLSHPAAVVPETEILTHDNPLREEGWRLHALALWSSGRQADALAALRRARALFADELGLDPGPDLVELEEAILAQRTDFLRAAVPPVPSRPWTTPDSGPDAVTQAVSQNLVNASGTETFESLPSVLDDRPIPATFVGRQGEFEALLAAAGEAVTDGARVALVTGEAGLGKSTLLEHLGARLERDGWLVAAGRCPDVDSAPPAWAWVEALRKLAVTVPPGEFADDLTPLLSDSAPVNGDAAAGRFRLRQAVWNWLSAAAADRPVVVVLDDLHWADAATLELLGGGVDTRAPILVIAAYRADESERLTETLGSLARTAPLRLDLPGLDRDTVAELVRAECEADDATVAGIAERTGGNPFYVRESARLLNGEGALIALSQVPEGVRDVLRRRFARLPESGVSVLRLAAVAGRESSVEVLVQAADTDEDGVLDALDAGVIAGLLDEPGPGRVRFVHALVRDTLITDVSRLRITRMHARIAAALEGSGDVAALAHHYARARSPKAVGYCVRAAELAEARYAHDVAAALLTDAVTHSSDPDERVGLLGRLLRAQVRAGAFAAARDTRQQAVEYAESIGRDDLMIAAFTAWTEPTPWQSRTYGTVDRPIIDRLSRLLERTGLAADVRSQLLVAYAHELVGEGDPTVMAAAREALDLAPTPHLRAAALLVLARESGRAEYSRELVQIGVEHDLPVYRVTGLIDQAANAAAANDPTTMRRLTEEALDLARAYRMPEAIGAAEIALASLVLIEGRFAEAEHLYAEATERMGRAGSVHATGFLRLALAVAWLNDGTLGDHLDDVRSLHEALGPMVADVLALALHAAGRGDEARTSPSPIRPDFFFTFMTSLRAMAVVASSDRDAAEQIYADLLPHRDGPPAGAASLSLAVRPVAHTLGELALLLGRDDEAAAHFARAAVIADQWNAPHWSAEARAHADRVLGVHVSAPPQR